The following coding sequences lie in one Xanthomonas hortorum pv. pelargonii genomic window:
- a CDS encoding cytochrome c oxidase assembly protein — MSTHAPAPAPTAGLFKLLGVVLGVFVLTFSLVPLYRIACEKVFGIRMERAPGSTRASAGAIAAGGKRTVRVEFDAGVNSKLPWTFHPEQMTMDVVPGELNEALYFARNDSVRAVVGSAVPSVAPARASGYFNKTECFCFTAQTLQAGETRDMPLRFIVDPALPPEVTTITLSYTFYRNDTLTSELQGGGASSAPRAAP, encoded by the coding sequence GTGAGTACCCACGCGCCCGCGCCTGCACCGACTGCCGGCCTGTTCAAACTGCTGGGTGTGGTGTTGGGCGTGTTCGTGCTGACGTTTTCGCTGGTGCCGCTGTACCGCATCGCCTGCGAAAAAGTCTTCGGAATTCGCATGGAGCGCGCACCTGGCAGCACGCGTGCGAGTGCGGGTGCGATCGCTGCAGGCGGCAAGCGCACGGTGCGGGTGGAGTTCGATGCCGGGGTCAATTCCAAACTGCCCTGGACCTTCCATCCCGAGCAGATGACGATGGATGTGGTGCCGGGCGAACTCAACGAAGCCTTGTATTTCGCGCGCAACGACAGCGTGCGTGCGGTGGTCGGCAGTGCGGTGCCGTCGGTCGCACCGGCGCGTGCATCCGGATATTTCAACAAGACCGAATGTTTCTGTTTTACCGCGCAGACCTTGCAGGCCGGCGAAACGCGCGATATGCCGCTGCGTTTCATCGTCGACCCTGCGTTGCCGCCGGAAGTCACCACGATCACCTTGTCCTACACGTTCTATCGCAACGACACCCTGACCTCTGAGTTGCAAGGCGGTGGCGCGTCCAGCGCACCGCGTGCGGCGCCGTAA
- the ctaD gene encoding cytochrome c oxidase subunit I: MAHTAVDHHGHHQPGFVERWFFSTNHKDIGTLYLLFSFVMFIIGAAMSVVIRAELMQPGLQFVKPEFFNQMTTVHALVMIFGGVMPAFVGLANWMIPLQIGAPDMALPRMNNWSFWLLPVAFTLLLLTLFLPGGAPAGGWTLYPPLSLQGGYNVAFSVFAIHVAGVSSIMGAINIIATVLNMRAPGIDLLKMPIFCWAWLITAFLLIAVMPVLAGAVTMLLTDKFFGTSFFNAAGGGDPVMYQHIFWFFGHPEVYIMILPAFGVVSEIIPTFSRKPLFGYQAMVYAIAAIAFLSFIVWAHHMFTVGMPLGGEIYFMFATMLISIPTGVKVFNWVSTMWKGSLTFESPMLWAVAFVILFSIGGFSGLMLAIVPADFQYHDTYFVVAHFHYVLVTGAVFALIAAVYYWWPKWTGRMYNEAWAKFHFWWTMIFVNLLFFPQHFLGLAGMPRRIPDYNVVFADWNLISSIGAFGMFATPFLMAGILFASLRSGAKAEARAWEGAKGLEWTVPSPAPAHTFTVPPVIKPGDLAHEDIGH; encoded by the coding sequence CAAGGATATCGGCACGCTGTATCTGCTGTTTTCCTTCGTGATGTTCATCATCGGCGCAGCGATGAGCGTGGTGATTCGCGCCGAATTGATGCAGCCCGGGTTGCAGTTCGTCAAACCCGAATTCTTTAACCAGATGACCACCGTGCACGCACTGGTGATGATCTTCGGTGGGGTGATGCCGGCGTTCGTTGGTCTGGCCAACTGGATGATTCCGCTGCAGATCGGCGCGCCGGACATGGCGCTGCCGCGCATGAACAACTGGTCGTTCTGGCTGCTGCCGGTCGCGTTCACCTTGCTGTTGCTGACGTTGTTTCTGCCTGGCGGTGCGCCGGCCGGTGGCTGGACACTGTACCCGCCGCTGTCGCTGCAGGGCGGCTACAACGTGGCCTTCAGCGTATTTGCGATCCATGTCGCCGGCGTCAGTTCGATCATGGGCGCGATCAACATCATTGCCACCGTGCTCAACATGCGTGCACCCGGTATCGATCTGTTGAAGATGCCGATCTTCTGCTGGGCCTGGCTGATCACCGCGTTCCTGCTGATCGCAGTGATGCCTGTGCTGGCCGGTGCGGTGACCATGCTGCTGACCGACAAGTTCTTCGGCACCAGCTTCTTCAACGCAGCCGGCGGCGGCGACCCGGTGATGTACCAGCACATCTTCTGGTTCTTCGGGCACCCGGAGGTCTACATCATGATCCTGCCGGCGTTCGGCGTGGTCAGCGAGATCATCCCCACCTTCAGCCGCAAGCCGCTGTTCGGCTATCAGGCGATGGTCTATGCGATCGCGGCGATCGCGTTTTTGAGTTTCATCGTGTGGGCGCACCACATGTTTACCGTGGGCATGCCGCTCGGTGGCGAAATCTACTTCATGTTCGCCACGATGCTGATCTCCATCCCGACCGGGGTGAAGGTGTTCAACTGGGTCAGCACGATGTGGAAGGGTTCGCTGACCTTCGAATCGCCGATGCTGTGGGCGGTGGCGTTCGTGATTCTCTTCAGCATCGGTGGGTTCTCGGGCCTGATGCTGGCGATCGTGCCGGCGGATTTCCAGTATCACGACACCTATTTTGTGGTCGCGCATTTCCATTATGTGTTGGTCACCGGCGCGGTATTCGCGTTGATTGCGGCGGTGTATTACTGGTGGCCGAAGTGGACCGGGCGCATGTACAACGAGGCCTGGGCCAAGTTCCACTTCTGGTGGACGATGATCTTCGTCAATCTGCTGTTCTTTCCGCAGCACTTTCTCGGCCTGGCCGGCATGCCGCGGCGGATTCCCGATTACAACGTGGTGTTCGCCGACTGGAACCTGATCAGCTCGATCGGCGCGTTCGGCATGTTCGCCACGCCCTTCCTGATGGCCGGCATCCTGTTTGCCTCGCTGCGCAGTGGCGCAAAGGCCGAGGCGCGCGCCTGGGAAGGTGCAAAGGGACTGGAGTGGACGGTGCCATCGCCCGCACCGGCGCATACTTTCACCGTGCCGCCGGTGATCAAGCCTGGAGATCTTGCGCATGAAGACATCGGTCACTGA